The window ATCAGCTGCTAAACAAATAAACCAAGAATTAAATATAATCTAGTAACCAATAAAATGATCCATAGTATTGGTTACCTTATTCCAAAAACTCGAGCAAATTTAAATATCTCCATAGATGTTCTTTACACTTGACTCGAAAAAACATACCTTCTTCTTGTAACTCTCAATGATTACTCTCTAGCATTTCAGATCACCCATCTAGCAGTATCTTGATGAATCAAAACTGCAAAATAGTTCTCAGCTGTGATGGCCAGAGAGTTATTAAACATTACAGTAAAAGAGTTTAAACTTATCACTGGATCACAGCTATCTACATCAGCACAAGGCAACACAACATGCCTGCTCATCAGAATTCGATGAGCATTTGAATGGCAACCAAGTGGGCTACTCTTCAAAGAACCAGGATCACAACACAAATTCACAACATCGAACCAAATACGGAAAATACATTTCTTGAATGCATCAGTCCGTTACTATGTAGAGAGAAAATATCACTATCTGATTGGATTTTCATATAGATTCAGCTAACAAGTTACAACCTTTTTGATATAAACAGGGCTAGTTATTTCTAAAGCTACTCCAAAAACTAGGATGAAGGAACAAAGAAAGGGTTGAAACAGATGGTCTTTCCTTTACAGTAGCCATGAGATATGAAAATAAGGGAACCCATTAAGCATGCAGCTCCACTGACCTCCGTATGCCACTATGCATCGCCAAGTGCAAAACAGCAACGACGGAGAAGAAACCTCGTTCATGAATAGCCACCAAATTGCTCCTTTTCAAGTCTCAGAACCAATTCCATCGCGTTCTTACCAATATTCGGATTCATATCGCCTGCCAAAACCGAGCAGAGATCAAGAATCCCTTCTTTGATGGCTGTGAAAGCCATCTCTCTGCTATCCGAGCACAAATAGTTCAGCACCAAAAGGGCGTGCTCGATGCCCCGAGGACTCCCCGCTCTTAGGACCTCGGATAATACGTTAATGAATCCGATCAACTTCCTCATCTCTTCCTTACCTTCTCGGCACTTGGCGAGAAGTCCCAAAACCCGGACGGCCCTCTCCGAGCCCTCGCGGGTCAGGCGGACTAAGGGCAGCAAGGCGCCAGCTCGGACGGTCCGCCGCCGATTCTCCGCGAATTTGCACAGCTCGTAGAGTGCCGTCGCCGCTTCCCGCCGCTCCCGGCCGTCGCCGTAGCGGAGGAGCGCTGCGAGGAGAGGTATCGCGGCGGGGTGGGCGCCGATGGTCGCCTTATTGACGTCGACGACGGCGAGGCTGGTGAGAAGCGTGGCGGCGAGGGCTGCGGCGGGGCCGCCGCCAAGGGCGGCGACGACGGGGTCGAGGGCGCCCTCGGCGACGAGGCCGAGGCGGGCGTCGTCGCCGTCGAGGGTGAGGTGGAGCAGGGTGCGGAGGGAGAGGTCCTGGAGGTCGGGAGGGTCGGGGGCGGCGGCGTGGCGGAAGAGGACGGACGCGGCGCCGGAGTCCGCGACGAGGCGGCGGGAGTTGGGGCCGCCGCGCTGCGCGAGGCGGAGGACGGCGGCGAGGGTGGGGGCATCGCAGGGAAAGGAGAGGGGGGCAAGGAGCAGCGCGTCGCGGTTGTCGGCGGCGGCGTCGATGGCGGTGGGTCGCTGGGCGAGGAAGCTGGAGATGAGGCTGCGGAGGGCGTGGTTGGGGatgagggagggggagggggacagGGGGAGGTTGGTGACCGGGCAGGTAAGGTTACCGGAGTCGAGCCAGCGCTGGATGGAGGCGCGGTCGAAGGTGTGTCCCGACGGTAGGATCACCGGGTCAGTCATCACCTCCAGCGAGATGGGGCAGCGGAAGTCATCCGGCAACTCCACTTCCATCCccatcccttctctctctctctctctctctctctctctctctctttgaaggTAAAGAGAGAGATCGCAAACGAAGGCGATGAATAAAAAGAGATGAGACTGTGGAGCGAGAGGAGTTTGTGGACTGAACCGGGTTCTTTtgggaagggaagaggagaagaagagagaaagaaattGATCTGCCCAAAATGCCCCTGGCTAGGCGACGGGGTTTTGCGGTGGGTTGGCGGAAAGCGCGTGGGATCTGTTTCGGTGGACTCCGAGAGAGGGCGCGAGGAAGAGGGGGATGTGGTGACCGTTCGTCGAGATAAGAAAGATGTCTCGGATTCTCGCTATCAGCCGCTGCTTTAaaaagcaaaaaacaaaaaataaaacagaAAACATTTTTATTTACTTGCGTTGCTTTCGCGCGTGGGAATTCAAAGGGATTCGGAGAGAAACCGGCCACACGAGTGGACGCGGAGTGGGCACGTGCGAGGGATGGGAAGTGCATCTTGGTAATTCTACGAGCGCCGCAGGGTTCATTCAACGGCTAGGCGACGTTAAAGACGGGGAAAAGGAGGGGTAAAAGCattaaataaaagaaataaatatgAATTGGGGTCGGAGCCATATAATAATAACGTCCCCGTTTAAAGCTCCGAGTCCAAAGTTGGGTGGTGGGTTTGGCTTAGACTATCCCACTTTAGTTCAAAATTGGTGCTTGGGTTCCAAGTACAACACTTTGGCTAtcatccccccctcccccccccccttttttcacTTTGAGGAACAAAAAAATTGGAAAACAAACATAGGAACTTGTTCATTTGGGGGTATTGATGGGTTGGGTATGTGCATAGACATACATGATTATAAGTTTTTCATTTAGATATAATTAGATGAGtacattttcatatatatatatatatatatatatatatatatatatatatatatatatatatatagagagagagagagagagagagagagagagagagagagagagtattgtAAACAATAATTTTTGGCTTGTCTAAATTCTCCATGGCAATTGTTGTGAGAAAGAGCCACAGAATACATAGAATCTTAatcagatatatatttttttaatttttatttaatttatctcAAATAAGTGTATATTGTTGGAACCAATGAATAGAGTTGAATAAGTACAAAAAAATGAAATAACAAGTAATAGTAGGTATGAAAGAGTTAAATTAGATATATTATTTTGCTATATATATTGATAGAACGCTTATCTAAGTTTTAATTTTTACAAAGTTCACATTAGTGATTATCATCCAACGCTTTGAATTTTTAATGATACATGTTAAACTCTTATATATTCACATCTTATTGAAGGTTTTTTTTTATTTGCCATATCCAAACTTATTGTTTTCTATGTTTAAATTGCCTATCAATCATTTTAATAGCAAGTGGTTGCAATCCTAAGAATAAACAAGTCATTTTAAGAAAATTTTATGAAGCAAAGAGCATTGGATGAGGTGAGACAATGTTAATACTATTGAAGTTATCAATCAATAAATCAAACAGAATATAATGCATATAACTTGTgcaagaaaaacaaataaaagaaattatTGACCACATAGTCAAAATAGattttagataaaaatatttttgagagATTTCCGATAGATGGAACGACAGCGTTACTGCTAAGTTTTGGGAGTTACCAGTCCAATTTTTTGGTATTAGTTTACCCCCACAAAGTGTAGCCGTATAAAACGTAGGGCTTGGATTTTAGTGATCGAACATAAGACGAGTTATAATTAGATCCTACCCCAAACCAAACATTGACTTGCATGTGCATGATTTATATTGTGTAACATCACAATTCTTGTCAAATTATAAGGAATCATGGAATAGTTTCTATTTACAAAGTACAAAGACAAGTATCTATTCCAAAGAATTAAGTTCAAGGGAGTCCTAAGATTATGTATTTTTAGCCTACTCTTacaaataatataattttctaggtctatatttctcatttattaatacaagtattaaaaatatttaattatactaTCGAAGATGATCATTGTTTTCTCTCACCATTATTgaaaattatagatattattATGAACAAGCGATTGGGGGGCCATAGGTTCAGGAGGAAAACATACTCGTGGTGATAGACCCGAGAGGGGATGAGATAGGAGAGGGTGGTTGGGCCCACAAGTGATGATGGCCTAAGGTCGACAGTGACATGCGGTTTGACGCATCGGGATTAGATCATGGATCCTCTCCGGGAATGGATTGTAAGAGCGTCCGATGAATGGTCATCCGTAAGCGACACGTCGTAAGTAAATAAAAGAATGAGAACGAAAATATCGCTTCATGTGAGTTGTAATTCTTCTTATGTTCGAATTTATCATGGTGTTCTCCATCCTTAAGTTATCGTACGTAGCCATCATAACACAATAATCTTCGATCCATGCTATCACTGAAGATATGTATGACGGTagtgataaattattattattattattattatttagaaagAAGGATCGAAATTAAGGTCCAACACCAAGACATTGGTTAAATGTCAGTAGACTTACTCATTTATCAAATGTTGAAGTTTTAGATTTtatctgataatttttttatacggCTAAGGGTGTGTGTCAAACTCACCtatcaaaaaattaagatttataatattatatataaattaatacctAAGATATTAATGTTGTGTTCTTACGTTAAGGATTTGAATTGCAATGTGataaatgtttatatatataacaTTAATATAATGATGATATATCAGACTCATTTATTAAGAGTTAAAAATCTAATATCTCATtcgttaattttttattatatgagCATCCCATTTGatacattttatatttaaaatattaatttaagacATTTTATATCAGAATTGGTTGTTTGTAGGAAGAAAATATTGTTTGAATCAGATCCATGTATCTATAGTGTTCTGATATATGGAAGTAGTGCTGCAGAATGTTGTGAGGATATAATTATCTGTGCTATTCTCAGCTTATTATTACAAGCTGACCAATGAAAAAagtatgaaaatgatttttttgACTCAAATATAATATTTCGAAAATATTTCATATTCACAAGTCTCCTTCCATTAGAGATCATTAGAATTTGACTGCTCCAGAAAGTGAGAAAGCTTAATGTTCAATGCACTCCTCCAGCAATTTGAATTGGACTGGTGAGACATGATTCCTGATAAAGCCAATCATTTTTAGTTCTTCAACAAAGTCAGTGGATAGGTGGTTGATTCAGTCAAGCTGCTAAGTTTGAAAGATGTCACACAATAAACTAATGGGATTTCTAATCTGTGATTGATTGGTCACATAGCCATCATGTTTTCTATTTAATGAAGCTTCCATGTACTTTCCCTTGATGTGCTTTGTCCAATATGCCACCCAAAGTTGACAATGCCATGAGACATTCATGGATGTCATTGTCAATGCCTATGTCACCCAAAGTTGACAAGTCCATTCATCAAACCCACCCATGCTACATTATGAACTTGAGATCTGATGGATTTAGTGTTCTTCTTACAGACAGATTTGTTGGCAAGTTCTTGTGACACATTTCTTCCTTTATGTTCATCATTGTTCTACAGGAGATAGTAGTTTGATCTGAGTGTGAGACAGGCATCTACATGTTTGCTTGCTCAATAATTATTGTCATCATAGGCAAAAAAAGCACATTATCGAACATCCAATGTGGTCATTGAAAAGCTTACAACAGTACATCCAAAGCAGTCTCATATACTGATGGAGCACAAAGAACATGCAGTATAAGCTCATGTGCTTGCGTTCTCACATGTTTACTTCTCTCATTTGTGCACGCTTTGATTGCATAGTGACATCACATCAGAATAGAAAGTTGATGCAGCCAAACAAACAGACTTTGGAAGAACACTGTGCTTCACACATCATCTGCAATCTATTTCTGTGTTGGTGACTTCATTGACAGAGCAGTTCTCAGAGTTCTCCAGTTTGCTTCTCGCCCCAAAGAATGCAACTGGTTTGGGTGCAGGGAGATCATCTGCATCACTATTTAGCAGGGAGACCACCATTGACATGGTTGGCCTGTCCGCTGGGAATTCTTGAACGCACAGCAGCCCAAGTTTAATGCACCTCATCACTTGAGAGCTATTGCATGAATCGCC of the Musa acuminata AAA Group cultivar baxijiao chromosome BXJ2-10, Cavendish_Baxijiao_AAA, whole genome shotgun sequence genome contains:
- the LOC104000010 gene encoding U-box domain-containing protein 8; the protein is MGMEVELPDDFRCPISLEVMTDPVILPSGHTFDRASIQRWLDSGNLTCPVTNLPLSPSPSLIPNHALRSLISSFLAQRPTAIDAAADNRDALLLAPLSFPCDAPTLAAVLRLAQRGGPNSRRLVADSGAASVLFRHAAAPDPPDLQDLSLRTLLHLTLDGDDARLGLVAEGALDPVVAALGGGPAAALAATLLTSLAVVDVNKATIGAHPAAIPLLAALLRYGDGRERREAATALYELCKFAENRRRTVRAGALLPLVRLTREGSERAVRVLGLLAKCREGKEEMRKLIGFINVLSEVLRAGSPRGIEHALLVLNYLCSDSREMAFTAIKEGILDLCSVLAGDMNPNIGKNAMELVLRLEKEQFGGYS